Genomic DNA from Pseudofrancisella aestuarii:
ACACTAGAATTTCAAGATCAAAGACCTTTTTATGATTGGGTTGTTGAAGAAACAGAATTCGAGAAAAAACCTAGACAAATTGAATTTTCAAGATTAAATCTTAACTACAACATCACAAGTAAAAGAAAGCTTAAATATTTAGTGGATAAAAATTTAGTTAATGGTTGGGATGATCCAAGAATGCCTACACTAAAAGGATTTAGACGTAGAGGATACACTCCAGAATCTATTAAAAACTTTTGTGATATGATTGGCATATCTAAACAAGATTCTTTGATAGATATTTCTGTACTTGAGGAGTCTATTAGAAGCGATTTAAATATTAAAGCTCATAGGAGAAATGCTGTACTAGATCCTATTAAAGTAACTATAGCTAATATGTCACCACACACTCTTAATGTTCCCAATCATCCTCAAGATCCAGATTTTGGAAGAAGGGATATAACAATATCTGAAACTATATACATTGATAGTGAAGATTTTGTATTTGAGCTAGAAAAGGGAATGAAAAAGCTAAGCCCAAATGGTCGAGTAAGGTTATTAAACTCTTATGTAATTGATTGTAATGAAGTAGTTACTGATGCTTCAGGTAAAGTTATCGAATTAAAATGTAGTTATCTTCCGGAAACATTGGGGGGTAAAAAACCTGACGATAACAAAAAACCTGATGGAATAATACATTGGGTAGATGCAAATAACTGCGTTACTGCTGAGATCAGGCTTTACGATAGATTATTTAATGATGAAAATCCTGGAAGATTTGAAAATATTGAGGATAGTTTAAATCCTAATTCTTTTGAGTTAATGAAAAATGCAAAATTAGAAAAATCTCTAGAAGATGCTAAGCCAGAAGAACATTTTCAGTTTAATAGAATTGGATATTTCACTGCTGACCAAAAAGATTTTTCAAGAGAAAATATAGTTTTTAATAGAACTGTTACTCTTAGAAATACTTGGGAAGTTAAATAAAGTAATTATATGTTTCTGTTAACTCGTTTTCTTATAGTAAGAATTAATAACGATGTTATGATAGCTATAACTATAAACATATCCATTCCATCACTCATATTCGCTTTTGCTAAATTTATATCATTCTCTGGAATATAAACAAAACCAGCTAAATAACCGCCAAATTTACCACCTATTCCTAGGGTAACTAACCATATCCCCATGTATAGTGAAACAAAGCCTTTTGGAGCTATTTTAGTTACTAATGACAGACCTATAGCAGATAAACTCAACTCCGATAATGCTAAAATAAAATACCCTACAACGAAGCCATAAACAGTAACTTTAGCACCTATAGGAGTTGTTAGTATTGATATTAAAATCACTATAAAAGATAAAGCTAATATTATAAAAGCTATATTGAACTTATCAATATCTTGAACTTCTCTTCCCGCATTTGCTAAATAAAGCCAAAGTTTCCCAACAATAAATCCAAATATTAAAACACCTAAAGCTTCGATGCTTAAGATTTGACTAGAATTAATCAAAGCTGTATTAACTGCATAATCTGTAAACAATAAGAGGGAGATAAACATCTGAAAATACAACCCCCAATATATAATTGATAACACAAAAAATACGCCAGCTACTAGAACCTTTTTGTAATTTCCCTTATTAGCAGATAAAAACATAATAATTGAAGATGCGACAAAG
This window encodes:
- a CDS encoding glutamine--tRNA ligase/YqeY domain fusion protein, with translation MSNEKTAQKTNFIKNIINSDLETGLHNSIVTRFPPEPNGYLHIGHAKSICLNFGLAEEYNATCHLRFDDTNPEKEDIEYINAIKEDVKWLGFDWGKNLYFASEYFDKMYELAQLLIKKDKAYVCDLSAEEVREYRGTLKEAGKNSPYRNRSIDENLELFEKMKNGEFPEGSKTLRAKIDMASGNINLRDPALYRIKFAAHPKTGDKWCIYPMYAFAHPLEDAIEKITHSLCTLEFQDQRPFYDWVVEETEFEKKPRQIEFSRLNLNYNITSKRKLKYLVDKNLVNGWDDPRMPTLKGFRRRGYTPESIKNFCDMIGISKQDSLIDISVLEESIRSDLNIKAHRRNAVLDPIKVTIANMSPHTLNVPNHPQDPDFGRRDITISETIYIDSEDFVFELEKGMKKLSPNGRVRLLNSYVIDCNEVVTDASGKVIELKCSYLPETLGGKKPDDNKKPDGIIHWVDANNCVTAEIRLYDRLFNDENPGRFENIEDSLNPNSFELMKNAKLEKSLEDAKPEEHFQFNRIGYFTADQKDFSRENIVFNRTVTLRNTWEVK